A window of the Diospyros lotus cultivar Yz01 unplaced genomic scaffold, ASM1463336v1 superscaf1, whole genome shotgun sequence genome harbors these coding sequences:
- the LOC127793067 gene encoding uncharacterized protein LOC127793067, translated as MAMVSKTRNMLEGLVREGSFKWLIKNRTEFDEEFEEMKHSPSGGRNWIPELSPVANLVVRRCSKILGISTNELRENFDLEASDSLKHPSQYARNMLEYCSFRALALSTQVVGYLEDRSFRRLTFDMMLAWEFPAASSQPFVNMGDDVTVGMEAFARIAPAVPVIANVIISDNLFEVLTASSGGRLQFSAYDKYLSGLERAIRKLRTQSESSLLSKLRLEQGEKILEVDGTVTTQPVLQHVGISTWPGRLILTDYALYFEALRVVSFDKPKRYDLSEDLKQVVKPELTGPWGTRLFDKAVFYKSVSLSEPVVMEFPELKGHTRRDYWLAIIREILYVHRFIHKYRITGVERDEAILKATLGIVRVQALKEISSASSPCYESLLMFNLCDQLPGGDLILEALANMSSSRELDRTNHSKTGSRMYSMSTLAMASSLGFVFGTSSNDNEAGLCVGEVTVGDMTPLERALKESRSNYKKVVVAQATVDGVKVDGIDTNVAVMQELLFPVRAVGKWLLSLAYWEDSLKSSVFCLFFSYIIFRGWLGYAAALLLVFMAIFMVLSRLCSQGSVYELKVIAPPAMNAMEQLLAVQNAISQAEELIQDGNIVLLKLRALLLSIFPQASERLVVAFVCMALILAFLPSKYVILLVFLETFTMYSPLRKASTERWTRRMREWWFSIPAAPVVIERARDDKKRR; from the exons ATGGCTATGGTAAGCAAAACGAGGAATATGCTTGAAGGACTGGTGAGAGAAGGGTCATTCAAATGGTTGATTAAGAACCGAACTGAGTTTGATGAAGAGTTTGAGGAGATGAAACACTCCCCATCGGGTGGAAGAAATTGGATACCAGAACTCTCCCCGGTGGCAAATCTAGTAGTTCGTAGATGTTCAAA AATCCTGGGAATTTCAACTAATGAACTCCGAGAAAACTTCGACTTGGAGGCCTCTGATTCTCTAAAGCATCCATCACAGTATGCAAGAAACATGTTGGAATACTGTTCTTTTAGGGCTCTGGCTCTGTCTACACAAGTGGTAGGTTACCTGGAAGACAGGAGTTTCCGGCGCTTAACATTTGATATGATGCTTGCTTGGGAGTTTCCAGCTGCTTCTAGCCAACCATTTGTCAAT ATGGGTGACGATGTGACTGTCGGGATGGAGGCCTTTGCTCGAATTGCTCCAGCTGTTCCTGTCATTGCCAATGTAATTATAAGTGATAATCTCTTTGAGGTGCTTACAGCATCAAGTGGTGGCCGACTTCAATTTTCTGCCTATGATAAGTACCTCAGCGGATTAGAAAG GGctataagaaaattgaggaCCCAATCAGAGTCATCTCTCCTTTCCAAACTGCGTTTGGAACAAGGAGAAAAGATCTTGGAAGTTGATGGAACAGTGACCACCCAGCCGGTTCTTCAACATGTTGGAATTTCCACATGGCCTG GTCGATTGATTCTTACAGATTATGCACTCTACTTTGAAGCTCTTCGGGTGGTGTCATTTGATAAACCAAAAAGATATGACTTGTCTGAAGATCTAAAACAGGTGGTAAAACCCGAATTGACAGGACCGTGGGGAACTAGACTATTTGACAAGGCAGTCTTTTACAAATCAGTTTCCCT ATCAGAACCAGTTGTGATGGAATTTCCTGAGCTTAAAGGGCATACTCGTCGTGATTACTGGCTAGCTATTATCCGAGAAATTCTGTATGTTCATAGATTTATACACAAATACAGGATTACAGGAGTTGAACGTGATGAGGCAATTCTAAAGGCTACGCTTGGAATTGTGCGAGTACAGGCCCTTAAAGAAATAAGCTCTGCAAGCTCTCCTTGCTATGAGTCTCTTCTTATGTTCAATCTCTGTGATCAACTTCCAGGTGGGGACCTTATACTAGAAGCACTTGCAAACATGTCATCCTCCAGGGAATTAGACCGGACTAACCATTCCAAAACTGGAAGCAGAATGTACTCAATGTCAACTCTGGCCATGGCTTCTAGCTTAGGATTTGTGTTTGGTACAAGTTCTAATGATAATGAGGCTGGACTTTGCGTGGGTGAGGTCACTGTGGGAGACATGACTCCACTGGAAAGAGCACTTAAGGAATCTAGAAGCAACTATAAAAAAGTGGTGGTTGCACAAGCAACAGTTGATGGGGTTAAAGTAGATGGTATTGACACTAATGTAGCAGTGATGCAG GAGTTACTATTTCCTGTTAGAGCAGTTGGGAAATGGCTTCTTTCTTTGGCATATTGGGAAGATTCTCTGAAATCttcagttttttgtttgtttttctcttaCATCATTTTCAG GGGATGGTTGGGTTATGCTGCTGCATTGCTGCTCGTCTTCATGGCTATTTTTATGGTACTTAGCCGACTTTGCAGCCAAGGAAGTGTTTATGAGCTAAAGGTCATAGCACCTCCTGCCATGAACGCAATGGAACAGCTTCTGGCTGTTCAGAATGCAATATCTCAAGCTGAAGAGCTGATCCAGGATGGAAACATTGTTCTTCTGAAGCTCCGTGCCCTACTGTTATCCATTTTCCCTCag GCTAGTGAGAGACTCGTGGTTGCTTTTGTTTGCATGGCCTTGATTCTGGCTTTCCTACCAAGTAAATACGTAATCCTACTCGTCTTCTTGGAGACGTTTACCATGTACTCGCCTTTGAGGAAAGCAAGTACAGAGCGGTGGACCAGGAGGATGAGAGAATGGTGGTTTAGTATACCAGCTGCCCCTGTTGTCATCGAACGAGCAAGAGATGACAAAAAGAGGAGGTGA
- the LOC127793049 gene encoding VQ motif-containing protein 20-like, which translates to MGEMKSIEIGREERKERFYSAAKRADRGHMSKLLPATPLCFHGVHLSPIPTTLLLHPYHPIFSISTTPTFPLSLSLSLYIYMSSLPPHSFWTLASDRAKTTPRKPPSTCQRTHRSIDRDLVLKMSPATHFHEHISGKRERDANCGNNNKHILKINKDSHLIKKSSSSSPLPPSSSSSSATSSAKPQQQRHHPVIIYTHSPKVIHTHPRDFMALVQKLTGLSRSDDNPPRPKPDPDASSSEDNTTKNQKAVAASADDNDSSSSVVTDENCGSTVVGNVEINSCFPSGTHHHPPIFDASNPCFSNIPLFSTNSCDFLCPAAAQPFYNNYAESLLLMPSMRTSISSASSSALEAMNEFREF; encoded by the coding sequence ATGGGGGAAATGAAATCCATAGAAATTGgaagggaagaaaggaaagagaggtTTTACAGTGCCGCCAAACGCGCAGACAGAGGACACATGTCAAAACTGCTTCCCGCAACTCCTCTCTGTTTCCATGGCGTCCATTTGTCACCCATCCCAACAACTCTTCTGCTCCACCCTTATCATCCTATCTTCTCCATCTCCACCACCCCtactttccctctctctctctctctctctctctacatatatatGTCATCGCTCCCACCCCATTCATTCTGGACTCTAGCGAGCGATCGAGCGAAGACGACACCCAGAAAGCCACCGAGCACATGCCAGAGGACTCATCGATCGATCGATCGGGACCTAGTTCTGAAAATGAGTCCAGCTACGCATTTTCACGAACACATTTCGGGCAAGAGAGAGCGTGACGCCAATTGCGGTaataacaataaacatattCTCAAGATTAATAAAGACTCGCATTTGATCAAGAAGTCCTCGTCGTCATCTCCGTTGCCGCCGTCCTCTTCATCCTCCTCCGCCACAAGCTCCGCCAAGCCGCAGCAGCAGCGCCACCACCCGGTCATCATCTACACGCATTCCCCCAAGGTTATTCACACTCATCCTCGGGACTTCATGGCCCTGGTCCAGAAGCTCACCGGCCTCTCCCGCTCCGACGACAACCCGCCCCGCCCCAAACCCGACCCCGACGCTTCTTCTTCCGAGGACAACACGACCAAGAATCAGAAGGCGGTCGCCGCCTCGGCCGACGACAACGACTCCTCGTCGTCGGTGGTGACGGACGAGAACTGCGGCAGCACGGTTGTCGGGAATGTGGAGATCAATTCGTGTTTTCCGTCGGGGACTCATCACCATCCGCCGATTTTCGATGCGTCGAATCCTTGTTTCAGCAACATTCCGTTGTTCAGTACGAATTCCTGCGATTTCTTGTGCCCGGCGGCAGCCCAGCCGTTTTACAACAATTACGCAGAGTCCTTGCTATTGATGCCTAGCATGCGAACCTCCAtctcctctgcttcttcatccGCTTTGGAAGCCATGAACGAGTTTCGTgagttttga
- the LOC127793073 gene encoding VQ motif-containing protein 20-like — protein sequence MSPTTHSHEHFSGKKEGDTKCGNNNKNILKINKDSHLIKKSSSPSPLPPSSSSSSAPSSAKSQPQQQQRHHPVIIYTHSPKVIHTHPRDFMALVQKLTGLSRSDDNPPRPKPGPDASSSEDNTNKNQKAADDNDSSSSVVTDENCGSTVVGNLEINSCFPAGTHHHPLIFDAPNPCFSNIPLFSTNSSDFLCPATAQPFYNNYAESLLLMPSMRTSISPASSSALEAMNEFREF from the coding sequence ATGAGTCCAACTACGCATTCTCACGAACACTTTTCGGGCAAGAAAGAGGGGGACACCAAATGcggtaataataataaaaatattctcaagattAATAAAGACTCGCATTTGATCAAGAAGTCCTCGTCGCCGTCTCCGTTGCCGCCGTCCTCCTCGTCCTCCTCCGCCCCAAGCTCCGCCAAGTCGCAGCCGCAGCAGCAGCAGCGCCACCACCCGGTCATCATCTACACGCATTCTCCCAAGGTTATTCACACTCATCCTCGGGACTTCATGGCCCTGGTCCAGAAGCTCACCGGCCTCTCCCGCTCCGACGACAACCCGCCCCGCCCCAAACCCGGACCCGACGCTTCTTCTTCCGAGGACAACACGAACAAGAATCAGAAGGCGGCCGACGACAACGACTCCTCGTCGTCGGTGGTGACGGACGAGAACTGCGGCAGCACGGTGGTGGGGAACTTGGAGATCAATTCGTGTTTTCCGGCGGGGACTCATCACCATCCGCTGATTTTCGATGCGCCGAATCCTTGTTTCAGCAACATTCCGTTGTTCAGTACGAATTCCTCCGATTTCTTGTGCCCGGCGACAGCCCAGCCGTTTTACAACAATTACGCAGAGTCCTTGCTATTGATGCCTAGCATGCGAACCTCCATCTCCCCTGCTTCTTCATCCGCCTTGGAAGCCATGAACGAGTTTCGTGAGTTCTGA
- the LOC127793169 gene encoding synaptotagmin-5, translating into MSRRKRRNFDLTQAVEFLNHLLAEKPLFPFLIPVLFIGWAIEKWVFSLSTWVPLVVAVWAAVQYGSYQRGIIVEDLNKKWKQVTLRTSPVTPLEHCEWLNKLLMEIWPNYINPKLSMRFSSMVEKRLKKLKSKLIESIELQEFSLGSRSPILGLHGTRWSTSGDQRTMHFGFDWDSTDMNIMLLTKLAKPLMGTARIVVNSIHIKGEVLLMPILDGKAMLYSFLSTPEVRIGVAFGSGGSQSLPATELPGVSSWLVKLLTDTLVKTMVEPRRMCYYLPSVDLRKKAVGGIIYVTVVSASKLARNKLKGSPSRRPQNLLIDGRLEEPHDSKDLHTFVEVELEELTRRTKIRPGSNPKWDSTFNMVIHGDSGICRFHLYEGTQGCVNYDYITSCEIKMRYAADDSTVFWAIGPESSVIAKHAQFCGNEVEMVVPFEGENSGELMVKLVLKEWQFSDGSYTLNGFQLDSRHSLSGSSNLLHGTGRKICVTIVEGKDLALKDKIRKSDPYVKVQYGKALQKTRSVPHTPSPLWNQKFEFDEIEGGEYLRIRCYTEETFSDDNVGSARVNLEGLKEGSIRDVWVPLEKVNSGELRLQIEALRIDDYEGSSGSNISSSNGWIELVIIEAKDLVAADLRGTSDPYVRLQYGNVKRRTKVMYKTLNPQWHQTFEFPDNGSPLLLHVKDHNTLLPTSSIGDCIVEYQRLPPNHTSDKWIPLQGVKKGEIHVQITRKVPELGKRPSLESESSATKAREISGQMKQMMIKLQSLMEDDNLDELSTTLSELESLHDMQEEYVVQLETEQTLLLNKINELGQEILNSSPSLSRRSSTN; encoded by the exons ATGAgcagaagaaagagaaggaattTTGATTTGACTCAAGCCGTGGAGTTTTTGAACCATTTGTTGGCGGAAAAGCCTCTGTTTCCTTTCCTGATTCCTGTGCTGTTTATCGGTTGGGCGATTGAGAAATgggttttctctctctctacttggGTTCCTCTCGTGGTTGCCGTCTGGGCTGCTGTTCAG TATGGTAGCTATCAACGCGGTATCATTGTGGAGGACCTGaacaaaaaatggaaacaagTCACACTACGCACATCA CCAGTGACACCATTGGAGCACTGTGAGTGGCTGAACAAGTTATTGATGGAAATTTGGCCCAACTACATTAACCCAAAGCTGTCCATGAGATTCTCATCCATGGTTGAG AAACgtttgaagaaattaaaatcaaagcttATT GAAAGCATTGAATTACAAGAATTCTCACTAGGTTCACGCTCTCCTATCTTGGGCCTTCATGGTACTCGCTGGTCAACTTCAGGTGATCAG CGGACCATGCATTTCGGTTTTGATTGGGACTCCACGGATATGAATATCATGCTACTTACTAAGTTGGCAAAGCCATTAATGGGAACTGCCCGAATAGTTGTGAACAGCATCCACATCAAGGGTGAA GTTCTACTGATGCCCATTCTGGATGGAAAAGCAATGTTGTACTCTTTTTTATCAACTCCTGAGGTGAGAATTGGTGTTGCATTTGGTAGTGGTGGAAGTCAATCTCTGCCTGCAACAGAATTGCCTGGTGTTTCATCATGGCTG GTTAAACTTTTAACTGACACCTTAGTTAAGACAATGGTTGAACCTCGTCGTATGTGTTACTATTTGCCATCAGTAGACTTAAGGAAGAAGGCTGTTGGTGGCATAATCTATGTGACAGTCGTTTCAGCAAGCAAACTTGCCAGGAATAAGTTGAAGGGAAGCCCTTCTAGAAGGCCACAGAATTTATTGATAGATGGTAGGTTAGAGGAGCCCCATGATAGTAAAGATCTGCACACATTTGTAGAGGTTGAACTTGAAGAACTAACCAGGAGGACAAAGATTAGACCAGGCTCAAATCCTAAATGGGACTCAACATTCAATATGGTTATACATGGAGATTCAGGAATCTGCAGATTCCATCTCTATGAAGGTACTCAAGGGTGTGTGAATTATGACTATATAACAAGCTGCGAAATTAAG ATGAGATATGCCGCAGATGATTCCACTGTGTTTTGGGCAATAGGACCTGAATCTAGTGTTATAGCAAAGCATGCTCAGTTTTGTGGAAATGAAGTTGAAATGGTGGTTCCATTTGAGGGAGAAAATTCAGGAGAG TTGATGGTGAAACTTGTCTTGAAAGAATGGCAGTTTTCTGATGGTTCATATACCCTGAATGGTTTCCAACTCGACTCTCGTCACTCATTATCTGGGTCATCAAATCTTCTGCATGGAACTGGAAGGAAAATTTGTGTGACTATTGTTGAAGGGAAGGACCTTGCGTTAAAAGACAAAATTCGGAAGTCTGACCCCTATGTTAAAGTACAGTATGGGAAG GCTCTCCAGAAAACAAGATCTGTTCCACATACTCCAAGTCCTTTATGGAACCAGaagtttgaatttgatgagATAGAAGGTGGTGAATATCTTCGGATAAGATGCTATACTGAAGAAACCTTTTCAGACGACAACGTTGGTAGTGCACGAGTTAATTTAGAAGGACTCAAAGAGGGTTCAATAAGAGATGTGTGGGTTCCCCTTGAAAAAGTAAATTCTGGAGAATTGAGACTTCAGATAGAAGCATTGCGAATTGATGATTATGAAGGATCATCG GGTTCAAACATCAGTTCAAGCAATGGCTGGATTGAGCTTGTTATCATTGAAGCAAAAGACCTTGTTGCAGCTGATCTCAGGGGAACAAGTGATCCGTATGTCAGGCTACAATATGGAAATGTGAAGAGAAGAACCAAG GTGATGTATAAAACTCTAAATCCGCAGTGGCACCAGACCTTTGAATTCCCTGATAATGGCAGTCCCCTGCTGCTGCATGTGAAAGACCATAACACCCTGCTGCCCACATCAAGCATCGGCGATTGCATTGTAGAATATCAAAGGTTGCCTCCAAACCATACGTCTGACAAGTGGATACCCCTTCAAGGGGTGAAAAAGGGAGAGATCCATGTTCAGATTACAAGAAAAGTTCCAGAACTAGGGAAGAGACCCAGTTTGGAGTCGGAATCATCTGCAACTAAAGCACGTGAAATTTCTGGCCAG ATGAAACAAATGATGATCAAGTTACAATCTCTAATGGAAGATGATAATCTTGATGAACTATCTACAACCTTGAGCGAGCTTGAAAGCCTCCATGACATGCAAGAGGAGTACGTGGTACAGCTGGAGACTGAGCAGACGCTGTTACTCAACAAGATTAACGAGCTTGGCCAGGAAATCTTGAATTCGTCGCCTAGCCTGAGCAGGAGATCTTCCACGAATTGA